The Phaeacidiphilus oryzae TH49 region CTTCCACATCCTCGCCCGCGGCGGCGATCCGGCGGGGATCGCCGGCATCCCCGCCGAGAAGCTCTTCTTCCTCCAGCTCGCGGACGCGGCGCCGATCGCCATGGACGCCCTGCAGTGGAGCAGGCACCACCGCTGCTTCCCCGGCCAGGGCGGACTTCCGGTGGCCGAGGTGGTGGCCGCCACGCTGCGGGCCGGGTACCGGGGGCCACTGTCGCTGGAGGTGTTCAACGACGTCTTCCGGCGGGCCGACGCGGGCCGCACGGCGGTGGACGGACTGCGCTCGCTGCTCGCCCTGGCCGAGTCGGCGACGGCGGTCGCCGGACCTGACGCACCGGCGGCAGCGGCCGCGGCGCCCGCCCCGGCAGCCCAGGCCGCACCGGCGGCACCGGCAGCCCAGGCCGCCCAGGCAGCACCAGCCACACCTGCGCCGTCGCCCGCCCCGGCCCTGCCGGCCCGGCAGGCCGGAAAGCCGGAGCCCGCCGGGCCGCCGGCCTCGATCTCCCCGACCGGGGTCGCCTTCGCCGAGCTGGCGGCCGCCGACCCGGAGCCGCTGCGCTCGCTGCTCGCCGCCCTCGGCTTCGTCCGCACCGGCCGCCACCGCGGCGGCAAGCCGGTGGAGCTCTGGGAGCAGGGGGAGGCCAGGGTGGTCCTCAACTCCTCGGCCGACGGCGGTCCGCACGGGGAGCCGCGGCTGGCCGCCCTCGGACTGGAGAGCCCCGATCCCAGGGCGGCCGCCGAGCGCGCCGAGGCGCTCCTCGCCCCCGTGCTGCCGCGCCGGCTCGCCCCCGGGGACGTGCCGCTGGAGGCGGTCGCCGCTCCGGACGGCACCGAACTCTTCTTCTGCTCCACCGGCCACCCCGAACGACCGGACTGGCGCGCGGACTTCACCGACCTCCGGCGGACCGGCACCGCCCCCGGCCTCGCCGGCCCGGCCCCCGGCTCGGAGGTCGGCACACCGCTGGTGAGCCGGATCGACCACATCGCCCTCACCCAGCCCTGGCACCGGTTCGACGAGGCGGTGCTCTTCTTCCCGGCCGTCCTCGGCCTGCGCCCCCAGCAGAGCCTGGACCTGGCCGACCCGTACGGCCTCTTCCGCAGCCGGGCCCTGGCCGGCCCCGGGGGCGGGCTGCGCCTGGCGCTCAACCTCGCCCCCGGACCGGACTTCGACGAGGAGCGCCCGCAGCATCTCGCGCTGGCCGTCACCGATCTGGAGGCGGCCGTACGCCGGCTGCGCGCGAGCGGGATCGCGACGCTGGACATCCCGGCCAACTACTACGACGACCTGGAGGCGCGATTCCCCCTGCCGGAGGGCGAGTCGGCCGGGCTGCGGGAGCTCGGCATCCTCTACGACCGGGAGGACCGGGGCCGGCGCGTCAGCGAGTTCCGGCACGCCTACACCGCCGCCTACGGCCGGGTCTCCGTGGAGCTGGTCCAACGCGGCGGCGGCTACCGGGGCTTCGGCGCCGCCAACGCCCCCGTCCGGCTGGCCGCCCAGCGGGCCGCCCGGCCGGCCCGGCGTCCGTAGACTCTCCCCCACCGTCCCCGCAGAGGAGCAGCATGGCCACCCGAGCGTCCTCCCCCTCCGAGCCGAAGCGCACCCGCGACCCGGTCCGCACCCGCGCGGAGATCCTGGCGGTGGCCACCGAGGAGTTCGCGGCCAAGGGGTACACCGGCGCCCGGGTCGACGAGATCGCCGAGCGGATCCGCACCACCAAGCGGATGATCTACTACTACTTCGGCAGCAAGGAGCAGCTGTTCACCGCGGTGCTGGAGCACGCCTACGCGGAGATCCGGCTGCGCGAGCAGCAGCTCGCCGAGGACGAGCCCGACCCGGTCGCCGCGCTGCGGCGGCTGGTCGAGCTGACCTTCGACCACCACGAGGCGCATCCGGACTTCATCCGCCTGGTCAGCATCGAGAACATCCACCGGGCCGAGCACATGGCCGCCTCGGAGACCCTGGGCAAGCTCAACCACCCGGCCATCGAGGTGCTCTCCCGCATCCTGGCGGCCGGCCGCGAACGCGGGGTCTTCCGGGCCGACGTCGACCCCATCGACCTCCACGCGATGATCAGTTCCTACTGCTTCTTCCGGATAGCCAACCGGCACACCTTCCAGGCCCTCTTCGACCGCGACCTCGCCGCCCCGGAGGACCGGGACCGCTACCGCACCATGCTCGCCGAGATGATCGTCAGCTATCTCCGGCCCGAGGCCGGCCCCGCCCAGGTCGGCTGACCGGAGCCGGCCCGCCGGGCTCACTCCCCCGGCGGGCTCCAGCGCAGTCGCCGGGCCCGCGCTCCCCCGGCATCCGGGCCGCCGCACGGCCGGGAGGTGAGGACCACCCGGGAGGCCGGGGCCGCACTCACCGGCTGGACGGCCTGCCGCCACGGCCGCAGCAGCAGCGCGGGCAGGAGGAGCACCGCGGCGGGCAGCGCCCCCGCGATCCCCAGCCCGGCCCGGGGGCCGAGGTGCTGGTCGACTGCGCCGAGCAGCGGCCCGCCGACGGCCCCGCAGCCGTAGGTGGCCGGCAGGTAGACGCCCATCACCCGCCCCCGGAGGGCCGGCCCGGCGGCGAGCTGAACGCTGGCGTTGGCGCCGGTGTAGAGCTGCTGGGTGGCCATGCCGACGGCGGCCACCACCACCGCGAGTCCCCACACCGGAGGCACCGCGCCGGCCACCGGGTAGAGCCCGGCCACCGCGCAACCGGTCAGGGTCAGCCCGCGCAGGGTGATCCGGGTGCGCCCGGCCGAGACCAGCGCGCCCAGGACGGAGCCCAGGGCGAGGGCGGCGGTCAGCAGCGCGTAACCGCCGGGGCCGCCGTGGAAGGCCCGGGCGTACGCGGCCAGGGTGACCGCCGAGTTGAGGCAGAACACGCTGAACGCCCCGGCCAGCACGATCGGCCACCAGATCTCCGGCCGCCGCAGCGCGGTGCGCAGGGCGGCCCGCGACTCGGCACCGGAGGCGGGAACGGGGGTGGGGACGGGGACGGCGGCCGGATGGTCCGGGTGAGCCGGATGGTCCGGGTGGGCCGCGAGGGGATCGCAGCCCGGCCGCGTACCGTCCTGCCGCCCCGGGCCGCGGCGGATGCGCGCGAACGCCGTCAGCGGGACGGCGAAGGAGGCCGCGTTCAGGGCGAACGCCCAGCCGGGCCCGAAGAGGCCGACCAGCACTCCGGACAGCGCCGGCCCCAGGAAGCCGCCGAGGTAGAAGAGGGAGTTGCTGAGGCCGATCGCGCTGTGGATCTCCGCCCGCCCGATCAGCTCGGTGGCGAAGGACTGCCGCACCGGCTGGTCGACACCGGTCACCACGCCGACCGCGGCCGCCAGCGACTGCACCTGCCAGGCCGCCACCTGGTGGCTGAGGGTGAGGACGGCCAGCAGTCCGGCCAGAGTGGCCGCGGCCAGCTGGGTGGCCTGGAGGATCCGGCGCTTGGGGTGGCGGTCGGCGAGCCGGCCGCCGAGCGGTCCGACCACCAGCATGGGCGCCCACTGCAGCCCCATGGTGACGCCGACCGCCGTCGCGCTCCCGGTGAGGTGGAGCACCAGCCAGTCCTGGGCGATGCGCTGCACCCACAGCCCGGTGGTCGTCACCCCCTGGCCCAGCATGTACAGCCGGAAGTCCCGGTGGCGGAGTGCCGCGAACCTGCCGTGTCGTCGGGTGGATCGTGCGGATCGGGGACGGGTGAGGCCGCTCGGGTCGGTCGCCCTGGTCACGGCGACGTACCTCCTAGGTCGAGGTCTGCCCCTCCATCCTTTCGACGCCGCTCGTGTTCGCAGAAGAGAATTGATCCAATAATTCTCATTGCGGATCGTGATGGGTCGGCCTAGCGTGGAGCCGTGCTGTTCCCTCCCGAGCAGGTCCGGACGTTTCTCGCGGTGGCCCAGTCGCTCAGCTTCACCCAGGCCGCGGCGACGCTGGGGCTCGGGCAGCCGACGGTGAGCCAGCACATCCGCAAGCTGGAACAGGCGGTCGGACGGCCGCTCCTGGTCCGGGACACCCGGACGGTGACCCTCACCGTGGACGGCGAGGCGATGGTCGGCTTCGCCCGGGCGATCCTGGCGGCGAACGCCACCGCCTCGGACTACTTCAGCGGCGCCGGGGTGAGCGGCCGGCTGCGCTTCGGAGTGACGGACGACCTCGCCCTGACCCAGGTGCCGCGCATCCTCCGGGACTTCCGGCATCTCAATCCGAGCGTCAACCTGGACCTCAGCGTCAACTCGCAGGGCGCGCAGCTCCAACGGCAGGTCGAGTCCGGCCATGTGGACGTCGCCTTCATCAAGACCGCCGCCGGCGACGGGCGCGGCCGGCTGGTCCGCCGCGACCGGCTGGTGTGGGCGGTCGCCGACGCCACCGGCCTGCGCTGGGACGAGGGGCGGCCGCTGCCGCTGATCGTCTACCAGGAACCGAGCCCCAGCCGGGCGCTGGCCGTGCAGGCGCTGGAGCAGGCGGGGATCAGGCATCGCGTGGTCTGCACCGCCCGCGGGGTCAACTCCGCCCTCGCGGCCACCCGGGCCGGCCTCGGCGTCGCGATCTTCGCCCGCAGTCTGCTGCCGAGCGACCTGGTCGAACTGCCCAGCCCGGTGGGGCTTCCGGAGCTCGGCGAACTCGACCTCGTCCTCCTCACCAACCCCCGGGCGCCCGCAGAGCCGGTGGAGGCGCTCACCAGCACCATTCTGGCGCATGCGAACCGGGTCCGGTCCATTCACGACAGCCGCCACTGGTCCCCCGCAACAGCGGGCCCCGCAAAACCCAGGCCTCGCCCGCAGTCTTCCGCTTGAACGCGCGTTTCGCAGTCGAACGCCGTCGAACTGGCATTCCCGCAATCGTCCCCGACCTTGCGGCACATTCCCCAAGTGGAATCCGATCAGCCGAAATCCGCATGAGAGAGCCCCGTTGACGAGCCGTCAGCCGGGCAGTAGCTTTCGGCTGGCATTCACCGCGACGGTGTGGGTTTCCCGGTATCTCAGGCCGGACCTCTGGAATTCCTCTGCGAATTCGTCATTTTCCGCTGCGCGCGTCCCGAGGCTGTGAACCGATGAGTGCGAATTCCTCTGACCTCTCCAACTCCCGCTACGGCTACGACTTCGTGGTGGCCACCACCCAGGGCAGCATCAACGCCACCCTCAAGTCGTTCCTCTCCCAGCTCTCCGAGCCGGTGGTGACCGTCTGCTATATCGCCGACCCCCAGGGCAAGCCGATGGAGATCGACTACGACGAGCTCAAGAAGCGGGCCAACGACTCCGACCCCTTCGCGATCCCGCCCGGGGCCGACCCCACCAGCGACCCGGACCTCCGCAACCTCATCAACGCCCGCTTCATGATGGGCTTCCAGGCCCAGCTCGGCCTTCCGCCCGGCCTGGCCCCCACCGCGATCCCGGACATCGTCACCCTCGGCTCGGACACCGCCTCGGTCGTCTACAACCTGCTGTGCTCGCAGTTCACCGTGGTCCAGCTGGACCCGGGCGGCGGCTACTCCCCGCCCACCTGGTTCACCCAGTCCCAGCCGCCCGGCGCCCCCTGGGTCTTCACCTCCAAGGTGGACCTGCGGCTCTCCACCGTCGACCAGAGCCGCTACTCCACTCTGCCGCCGGCAGTGCAGGCGCAGATCAAGAACCTCGGCAGTACCGCCTTCAGCGTCCAGCAACTCCTCTTCGACCTGGACAACGCGGCACTGGAGACCACCCCCACGATCAGCGGCGTGACCCCCGGCACCCCGCTGTACCTGGTGCTCGGGCAGGCCTTCCTGGGCGCCTACTTCAGCAAGCTGACCCGCGACGGCTCCCCCCTGCTGGGCTGCACCATCCAGCAGCCGGGCGCGCCCACCTCCACCCTCACCCTGACCGACCTCAACCTGGAGGTCTCGCCCCTGCTGGACGCCAACGGCAACACCATCGTCAACCCCGACCAGGACCAGCAGAACCTGGGCACCCTCAACTACCTGTGCGCGGCCGACGGCGACCACCTGCCGGTGGCGGTGCGCTTCGGCTGGAACTGGGTCGAGCCGAGCGAGAGCGCCGACTTCGACGGCGTGGTCTCCATCAACCGCTCCACCTTCGCCAACTACTTCCGCAACCAGCTCAACCCCTACATCGCCACCAACTGCTACCTGCCGTCGGTCACCGTCACCTATGACGCGGCCACCGCCGAGACGCAGTACGCCTGGAGCCTCCGCCGCGGCCAGGCGCCCACCGTCACCACCCCGGCCACCGGGCCCACCGTGCTGACCTACCACTACGACGCGGACGCGGCCGACCAGGCCGGCCTCAACGGCGACATCGGGCGGATGGAGCTCCACCCCACCTACGACGTCACCGTCTCGTTCAGCGGCAACACCGTCAAGATCGTCCAGCACCTGGTGATCTACCTGTACGTCAGGTCGCTGGCCACCGCCGCCGACGGCAACGTCGTGGACGTCACCATCACGGACACCTACACCATCGCGGTCACCCAGGACGGCCGGCTCACCTCCAGCCTGGCCACCCAGCGGCAGGACAACTCCACCAACCCGTCGGTCGACCCCTTCCTGAACTTCTGGACCGGGGTCAACGACATCACCACCGCGGTCGAGGGCTGGCTGCGCAACGTCACCTCCACCGGCCTGACCGACATCCCGGTGTCGGTGACCCAGGACTTCGTCTTCCCCGGCGGCCGCACCTTCGCCTTCAAGTCCGCGGCCTTCTCCGACTTCGGCGACCTCGCCTCGCACATCACCTACACCGACCCGAGCTGACCCGCCCCAGCCGACCCGCGCCCAGCCGACCCGCGCCCAGCCGCGCGAACGAGGGAGACCCGCCGATGAGCGGCTACCAGCTGGCCTACTCCAGTGAACTGATGCGCAACTACCTGCAGGCCGAAGTCCTGGCCCCGGACGCCGAGTTCGAGGCCCTGCAGGCCGAGGACGGCAGCTCGCTGCTCTTCTCGGTCGGCGGGGACGACACCCTGTACCTCACCCAGGAGGTGCCCGCCGAGCGCAGCGGCTGGCGGCGCACCGACCTCAGCACCGACCGGATCCGCCAGGACTTCCCCGGCCGCTCCGGGGTCGCCGTCCGCACCTTCGCCGCGGCCGAGTCCGTCTTCGCCTCCCCGCCGATGATCCACCTGGCGATGGTGGTCGGCGACGGCACCCAGGACCACCTGTACCTCAGCCTGTCCAACCCGGCCGACGGCAGCGCCTGGCCCGGCCCGCCGCAGTGGACCGCGTACCCCTTCGACGACCCGGCCCACCAGCTCTCCCAGCTCAGCATCGCCGGGGTGTTCGTCAGCGAGGCCACCGACGCCGAGTACGTGGTGGTGGACGTCCTCCGCAACCCGGGCAGCGGCCAGCAGCTGGTCTTCCGCTACTACATCGACCCGGCGAAGACCGGCGGCTACGCCTGGCACCCGCACGACCTCGCCATCGACCTGGAGGCCGGCCGGTACTCCAGCTGCCTGGGCCGCCGCTACGCCCAGTACGTGGACGGGCTCTACACCATCGGCCGGGTGGACGGCTCCCCGCAGTTCCAGTACCAGCCGCTCTACAACGTCTTCAACCCCAAGGTGCCGCCCTCGCCCAGCCTCTACCAGCTGCCCGGCGGCGCGGTCCCGGAGGCCGTCGCGGCCTGCCGCAACCCCGACGACTCCACCGACCTCTACATCACCGCCGCCGGCACCCTCTACCGGCTCGGCTCCCGGCAGCAGCAGAACGGCGCGGTGGCCGCACCGGTGCTCAGCAGCCCGCGGCTGAACGGGGTGCGGGAGCTCTTCGCGGAGAGCAACGGCACCGAGGTCACCGTCTGGGGCCTGAACGGCAGCAACGAGGTCTTCTACACCGCCGCGGCGGCCAACCAGGTCGGCTCCGGCGCCCTCGCCTGGTCCAACCCGCTGCCCATCCTCACCGGGGTGGAGCAGGTCTCGCCCTACCTCGACCGCGCCAACCGGGTGAACACCTTCTTCGCCCACACCGGGCGCAACCAGCTCACCAAGGCGGTCAAGTCCCCCGACACCGGGCTGTGGAACACCTGGCAGATCACCCTGGACCCGCCGAACCCCAACGCCCCCGCGGAGGCGTTCAGCTCCTACACCACCCGGATCGAGGTCACCGACACCGACACCGGCCAGCCCGCCGTCGGCGTCCCGCTCACCCTCACCGCGATGGACGTCACTGCCGCCTACATCGACTACGGCTACTACGTCCTGGGCCCCAGCCCGATCCAGGTGACCACCGACCAGACCGGGGCGGTCACCGTGGTCGAGCCGGTGACGGCGCTGGCCGGCACCCGGCTGACCGCCACGGCCGGCGCGGCCGTGCTGGACATCAACCCGATGGACCACGCCTTCGCCAAGGCCTCCGCCCTCACCACCCCGGCCGCCCTCACCGCCGCCGTGATCACCGCCCCGGACGGCAGCACCACACCGCTCATCCCCCCGGGCACCGACCCCGGCCTGCTCCGCGCGGTGGCCACCGGGAACACCCAACTCGCCCAGGCGTACGCCCAGTTGCCGGCCGCGACGGCGGCCCTGCAGGCCCGCGGGATCCGCGCCCGGCAGGTGATGCCGGCCGCGACCACCCTGGCCGACCCCTCGGCGTTGCTGGTGGACGTCGGCGACCTGTTCTCCTGGCTGGGCGAACAGGTCGAGGAGGGCATCGACTTCGCCGTCCAGCTGATCCAGGACGCGGCCACCCAGCTGTGGAACTTCGCGGTGACCATCGGCGGCCAGGTCTACCAGTGCGTCCTCAGCTCGGTGGAGGCCGTGGTCGGCGCCGCCCAGTGGCTGTACTCCGCGCTCGCCACCGCGGCCGAGGACCTCCTCCACTACCTGGAGTTCGCCTTCGAGTGGACGGACATCACCCGCACCAAGCGGATCCTGGCCAACCTCACCCAGCTCAGCCTGAACCACGAGGTGGCCCAGATCTCCGTGCTCAAGGGCCAGTTCGACCAGCTGGTGGCCACCGTCGAGCAGGCGGTCAACAACTGGGCCGGGGTGGGCGACTGGTCCGGCCTGGGCACCGACGGCACCGCCGTCCCGGACACCACCTCCAACCCGGGCGCCCAGCAGACCGCGCCCGGCTCGCTCCTCGCCCACCACCTGCAGAACAACGGCAGTTCGCTGACCACCCTCCAGCCGCTGCCCACCGTCCCGGCCACCTCCAACCCGATCGCCGCACTGCTGGCCGCCATCGACCAGGAGGGCCAGGTCATCGGGGACACCATCGACCGCCTCCAGCAGCTGGCGGCCGACTTCGACCGGCTCACCGTGGTGGAGATCCTCAAGGAGCTGGCGGCGGTCTTCGCCGACCTGGTGCTGGAGAGCGCGAAGGTGGTGGTGGACACCCTCTTCGACATCCTCCAGCAGATCGCCACCGCCGCGGTCGCGGTGCTGTCCACCCCGATCCACATCCCGGTCGTCTCCGACGTCCTCAACGACATCGGGGTGCCCGACTTCTCCTTCCTCGACCTGGCCTGCTGGGTGGTGGCGGTGCCGGCCACCGTGGCCTACAAGCTGGCCCAGGGCACGGCCCCGTTCCCGGACACCCCGGAGTCCACCTTCCTGGCCACCGTCAGCGACTACGACACCCTGGTCAACGCCTTCCAGAGCAAGACCGCGGCCAGCCTGCCGAGGACGCCCGCGGCCAGGCGGGCCAAGCGCTCCGCGACCAGGCCGGCCGAGGCCGCGGTGCCCGAGGTCGAGGTCGTCGTCCCGCCGGACGTGCAGACGGCGGTGCACATCATCGGCCACGCCGTCTCCGGGTTCTGCTCGCTCTTCGGCGGGACCTTCGTGTCCGGCTTCGAGGCGGCGGCGCCGACCGGCGAGA contains the following coding sequences:
- a CDS encoding TetR/AcrR family transcriptional regulator; the encoded protein is MATRASSPSEPKRTRDPVRTRAEILAVATEEFAAKGYTGARVDEIAERIRTTKRMIYYYFGSKEQLFTAVLEHAYAEIRLREQQLAEDEPDPVAALRRLVELTFDHHEAHPDFIRLVSIENIHRAEHMAASETLGKLNHPAIEVLSRILAAGRERGVFRADVDPIDLHAMISSYCFFRIANRHTFQALFDRDLAAPEDRDRYRTMLAEMIVSYLRPEAGPAQVG
- a CDS encoding MFS transporter, whose product is MTRATDPSGLTRPRSARSTRRHGRFAALRHRDFRLYMLGQGVTTTGLWVQRIAQDWLVLHLTGSATAVGVTMGLQWAPMLVVGPLGGRLADRHPKRRILQATQLAAATLAGLLAVLTLSHQVAAWQVQSLAAAVGVVTGVDQPVRQSFATELIGRAEIHSAIGLSNSLFYLGGFLGPALSGVLVGLFGPGWAFALNAASFAVPLTAFARIRRGPGRQDGTRPGCDPLAAHPDHPAHPDHPAAVPVPTPVPASGAESRAALRTALRRPEIWWPIVLAGAFSVFCLNSAVTLAAYARAFHGGPGGYALLTAALALGSVLGALVSAGRTRITLRGLTLTGCAVAGLYPVAGAVPPVWGLAVVVAAVGMATQQLYTGANASVQLAAGPALRGRVMGVYLPATYGCGAVGGPLLGAVDQHLGPRAGLGIAGALPAAVLLLPALLLRPWRQAVQPVSAAPASRVVLTSRPCGGPDAGGARARRLRWSPPGE
- a CDS encoding bifunctional sugar phosphate isomerase/epimerase/4-hydroxyphenylpyruvate dioxygenase family protein, encoding MRNSIATVSLSGTLTEKLAAASAAGFDGVEIFENDLLSCPLSPEEVRDRAADLGLRIELYQPFRDFETDDEAALAAHLRRAERKFETVRRLGADLLLVCSSVEADAPAEDARTAEQLRLLAERAQRQGVRIAYEALAWGRRVNTYPHSWRIVAAADHPALGLCLDSFHILARGGDPAGIAGIPAEKLFFLQLADAAPIAMDALQWSRHHRCFPGQGGLPVAEVVAATLRAGYRGPLSLEVFNDVFRRADAGRTAVDGLRSLLALAESATAVAGPDAPAAAAAAPAPAAQAAPAAPAAQAAQAAPATPAPSPAPALPARQAGKPEPAGPPASISPTGVAFAELAAADPEPLRSLLAALGFVRTGRHRGGKPVELWEQGEARVVLNSSADGGPHGEPRLAALGLESPDPRAAAERAEALLAPVLPRRLAPGDVPLEAVAAPDGTELFFCSTGHPERPDWRADFTDLRRTGTAPGLAGPAPGSEVGTPLVSRIDHIALTQPWHRFDEAVLFFPAVLGLRPQQSLDLADPYGLFRSRALAGPGGGLRLALNLAPGPDFDEERPQHLALAVTDLEAAVRRLRASGIATLDIPANYYDDLEARFPLPEGESAGLRELGILYDREDRGRRVSEFRHAYTAAYGRVSVELVQRGGGYRGFGAANAPVRLAAQRAARPARRP
- a CDS encoding LysR substrate-binding domain-containing protein; translated protein: MLFPPEQVRTFLAVAQSLSFTQAAATLGLGQPTVSQHIRKLEQAVGRPLLVRDTRTVTLTVDGEAMVGFARAILAANATASDYFSGAGVSGRLRFGVTDDLALTQVPRILRDFRHLNPSVNLDLSVNSQGAQLQRQVESGHVDVAFIKTAAGDGRGRLVRRDRLVWAVADATGLRWDEGRPLPLIVYQEPSPSRALAVQALEQAGIRHRVVCTARGVNSALAATRAGLGVAIFARSLLPSDLVELPSPVGLPELGELDLVLLTNPRAPAEPVEALTSTILAHANRVRSIHDSRHWSPATAGPAKPRPRPQSSA